In the Duncaniella freteri genome, one interval contains:
- a CDS encoding glutamine synthetase family protein, whose protein sequence is MAQSDKLFEMSRNPLVRTLGDPMTWKRSDIIEYIRDNGIEMVNFMYPAADGRLKTLNFVVNSMEYLETILSTGERVDGSSLFPFIEASRSDLYVIPRYSTAFIDPFSPIPTLTMLCSFFDKDGNPMDSDSRGVLARACKEFTEVTGMEFECMGELEYYVISADPGSFPATDQKGYHESAPFAKFNDFRVEAMHTIASIGGQIKYGHSEVGNFTLGGMIYEQNEIEFLPGPALRAADQLMLAKWVIRNLAAKRELEVTFAPKISVGKAGSGFHIHMRLMKDGKNVTQTAERTLSNDAKRAIAGLMKMAPAITAFGNCNPTSYLRLVPHQEAPTAVCWGDRNRSVLVRVPLGWTSGKDMCVQTNPGDPCEIETYGKQTFEMRSPDCSADVYTLIASLCVAARIGFEMDNALEVANDTYVDVNIHAAENTKKLDKLTTLPTCCVESADRLNDMREYFEARGVFAPAMIDATIKKLKAFNDSNLAERLKENPEEVKSLVKEYFHCG, encoded by the coding sequence ATGGCACAATCAGATAAGCTATTTGAAATGAGCCGCAATCCTCTTGTGCGGACTCTCGGAGATCCTATGACATGGAAACGCAGTGACATCATAGAATATATACGTGACAACGGGATCGAGATGGTCAACTTCATGTATCCTGCTGCCGACGGACGCTTGAAGACACTCAATTTCGTAGTGAATTCCATGGAATATCTTGAGACAATCCTTTCCACCGGCGAGAGGGTCGACGGCTCAAGTCTGTTCCCCTTCATCGAGGCTTCACGCAGTGACCTGTACGTGATACCGCGCTACTCTACGGCATTCATCGATCCGTTTTCCCCCATCCCTACCCTCACCATGCTTTGCAGCTTCTTCGATAAGGACGGCAACCCGATGGACAGTGACTCACGCGGAGTGCTCGCACGTGCCTGCAAAGAGTTCACCGAGGTCACAGGAATGGAATTCGAGTGCATGGGCGAACTGGAATACTATGTCATATCAGCTGATCCTGGCTCATTCCCAGCCACCGACCAAAAGGGGTATCATGAGTCTGCTCCATTCGCCAAATTCAATGACTTCCGTGTTGAGGCAATGCACACGATAGCATCCATCGGTGGTCAGATCAAATACGGACATTCCGAAGTGGGCAATTTCACTCTCGGCGGAATGATATATGAACAGAACGAGATAGAATTCCTTCCCGGACCAGCATTGCGTGCCGCCGACCAGCTCATGCTTGCAAAATGGGTGATCCGCAATCTTGCTGCAAAACGTGAGCTCGAAGTGACATTCGCACCCAAGATATCAGTCGGTAAAGCAGGGTCGGGATTCCATATCCACATGCGTCTGATGAAGGATGGCAAGAATGTAACACAGACAGCAGAACGCACCCTGAGCAACGATGCAAAGCGTGCAATAGCCGGGCTCATGAAGATGGCTCCCGCCATAACCGCATTCGGCAATTGCAATCCCACATCTTATCTCCGCCTTGTGCCTCACCAGGAAGCACCCACAGCGGTATGCTGGGGCGACAGAAACCGTTCTGTCCTTGTACGCGTCCCATTGGGATGGACTTCAGGAAAGGACATGTGTGTACAGACCAATCCAGGTGACCCCTGCGAGATCGAGACATACGGGAAGCAGACATTTGAAATGCGTTCACCCGACTGCTCGGCAGATGTCTATACCCTCATCGCCTCTCTCTGTGTTGCTGCCCGCATAGGGTTTGAGATGGATAATGCCCTGGAGGTAGCAAATGACACATATGTGGATGTAAATATCCATGCCGCCGAAAATACTAAAAAGCTCGACAAGCTCACCACTCTTCCTACATGCTGCGTAGAGTCAGCTGACAGACTCAACGATATGCGTGAGTATTTCGAAGCCCGCGGAGTGTTCGCTCCTGCGATGATCGACGCAACAATAAAGAAGCTCAAGGCTTTCAATGACTCGAATCTTGCTGAACGCCTTAAGGAAAACCCGGAAGAAGTAAAATCTCTTGTGAAAGAATATTTCCACTGCGGATAA
- the ligA gene encoding NAD-dependent DNA ligase LigA, with protein MTPSERIKELREQLNRHNRLYYVENAPEIDDRQYDMLMKELEKLEHDNPDLDDPLSPSHRVGSDLSKGFTQVTHSRPMLSLGNTYSLEEVNDWIDRCNDSLGNSGGLLSVPLVGEMKYDGTSISLTYEHGRLVRAVTRGDGEKGDDVTLNVKTIRSIPLVLPTGDWPETFEIRGEIVLPWKEFDRLNEERAFNEEPLFANPRNAAAGTLKMLDSSIVAKRGLDAYFYYLLSDELPVDNHYENMLKAREWGFKVSDVMTLLHSAQEVDDFINRWDIERRNLPVATDGLVFKVNNLRQQLNLGYTAKSPRWAIAYKFAAERAQTRLREVSFEVGRMGVITPVANLDPVLLSGTIVKRASLHNEDIVKNLDIHEHDMLYVEKGGEIIPKITGVDTDAREAGSRPVEFVTHCPDCGTRLIRIPGEAAWLCPNKYGCRPQIIGRLEHFVGRNMMDIEGVGDENCSLLYDAGLVKDIADFYTLTTPALRELDRVGPRTADRILEGVEASKSVTFDRVLYALSIPYVGATLSRKVARAAKNIDAIMSMSREELIAIDDVGPRIADSIIEHFAYQPNRVLVERLREAGVQMSMPEEDTSDHTTILDGKSIVISGVFALHSRDEYKALIEKNGGKNVGSISKKTDYVLAGDNMGPSKLEKAQKLGIPIINESQFLEMIGQA; from the coding sequence ATGACCCCATCAGAACGAATCAAAGAGCTGAGAGAACAGCTCAACCGCCACAACCGACTCTATTATGTAGAGAATGCGCCCGAGATAGATGACCGCCAATATGACATGCTCATGAAAGAGCTTGAAAAGCTTGAGCATGACAATCCGGATCTCGATGATCCGCTGTCACCAAGTCATCGTGTGGGCTCGGACCTTTCCAAAGGATTCACCCAGGTAACGCATTCACGCCCCATGCTGTCGCTCGGGAACACATATTCTCTGGAGGAGGTGAACGACTGGATCGACCGATGCAATGATTCGCTCGGAAACTCGGGAGGACTGCTGTCGGTCCCTCTGGTGGGAGAGATGAAATATGACGGCACAAGCATCTCGCTTACCTATGAACATGGCAGACTTGTGCGTGCCGTGACACGTGGCGACGGAGAAAAAGGTGACGATGTCACTCTCAATGTCAAGACTATACGAAGCATACCTTTGGTACTTCCGACCGGTGACTGGCCTGAGACATTCGAGATACGCGGCGAGATCGTGCTCCCCTGGAAAGAGTTTGACAGGCTCAATGAGGAACGCGCATTCAATGAAGAACCTCTTTTCGCAAATCCGCGAAACGCTGCCGCAGGGACACTCAAGATGCTCGACTCATCAATCGTTGCAAAACGCGGGCTTGACGCTTACTTCTACTACCTGCTGTCGGATGAACTCCCTGTCGACAACCATTACGAAAACATGCTTAAGGCACGGGAATGGGGCTTCAAGGTAAGCGACGTGATGACTCTTCTACACAGCGCGCAGGAGGTCGATGACTTCATAAACAGATGGGATATCGAACGGCGTAATCTTCCGGTTGCAACGGATGGTCTTGTGTTCAAGGTCAATAATCTGCGCCAGCAACTCAATCTCGGATACACAGCCAAATCCCCAAGATGGGCCATAGCCTACAAGTTTGCCGCCGAGAGAGCCCAGACACGGCTCAGAGAGGTGTCGTTTGAGGTAGGACGTATGGGGGTGATCACTCCGGTAGCAAATCTTGATCCGGTCCTTCTATCAGGCACAATAGTAAAGCGCGCATCGCTCCACAACGAGGACATAGTCAAGAACCTTGACATCCACGAGCATGACATGCTATATGTGGAAAAAGGCGGCGAGATAATCCCCAAGATCACAGGTGTAGATACAGACGCCCGCGAAGCAGGAAGCAGACCGGTGGAATTTGTGACACATTGCCCCGACTGCGGCACTCGGCTTATAAGAATTCCGGGAGAGGCCGCATGGCTGTGTCCTAACAAATATGGGTGCCGCCCACAGATAATAGGCCGTCTGGAGCACTTCGTGGGGCGCAATATGATGGATATCGAAGGCGTCGGCGACGAAAACTGTTCGCTGCTATATGACGCAGGACTTGTAAAGGACATAGCCGATTTCTATACACTGACCACACCGGCTCTCAGGGAACTGGACCGAGTGGGCCCGCGCACTGCCGACAGGATTCTTGAAGGAGTGGAAGCCTCAAAATCAGTCACATTCGACCGTGTGCTGTATGCCTTGTCAATCCCCTATGTTGGAGCCACCCTGTCAAGAAAGGTAGCGCGAGCCGCAAAGAACATAGATGCCATCATGTCAATGAGCCGGGAAGAGCTTATAGCCATCGACGATGTGGGACCGCGAATCGCTGACTCGATTATAGAGCATTTCGCCTACCAACCCAACCGTGTACTTGTAGAAAGGCTGCGTGAGGCAGGAGTGCAGATGAGCATGCCTGAAGAGGATACCTCCGACCACACTACAATCCTTGATGGTAAGAGCATAGTTATAAGCGGCGTGTTCGCATTGCATTCCAGGGATGAATATAAGGCACTCATCGAAAAGAACGGAGGCAAAAACGTAGGATCAATCTCAAAAAAGACTGACTATGTACTTGCCGGGGACAATATGGGTCCATCCAAACTGGAAAAAGCCCAAAAGCTCGGAATCCCGATCATCAACGAGAGCCAGTTCCTTGAAATGATCGGCCAAGCATAA
- the nadC gene encoding carboxylating nicotinate-nucleotide diphosphorylase — MKTTDQLIDDLLTLAFAEDVGDGDHTTLSTIPDTERGVQRLIVKEEGIIAGVEIARKVFEKFDPELNMTVYINDGMHVKPGDVAFEVEGKVRSLLQTERVMLNIMQRMSGIATQTAKYQQRLEGLKTKVLDTRKTTPGMRMLEKEAVRIGGGCNHRIGLFDMILIKDNHIDFAGGIPQAVKAAKDYCKAKGKDLKIEVEVRNTDEINQALDAQVDRIMLDNFTPERTLEAVKLINGRTEVESSGGITLDTLREYGECGVDFISVGALTHSVKGLDMSFKAVK, encoded by the coding sequence ATGAAAACAACCGACCAACTTATCGATGATCTGCTCACCTTGGCATTCGCCGAGGATGTGGGCGACGGTGATCACACTACTTTAAGCACTATCCCCGATACTGAGCGTGGAGTACAGCGTCTCATTGTGAAGGAAGAGGGCATAATCGCCGGTGTCGAAATAGCCCGAAAAGTGTTTGAGAAATTCGACCCAGAGCTTAATATGACAGTCTACATCAATGACGGTATGCATGTGAAGCCTGGCGATGTAGCATTTGAGGTGGAGGGCAAAGTGCGCTCGCTCCTTCAGACCGAGCGTGTGATGCTCAACATCATGCAGCGTATGAGCGGTATTGCCACCCAGACTGCAAAGTATCAGCAGCGTCTTGAGGGGTTAAAGACTAAAGTGCTTGACACTCGCAAGACCACTCCCGGTATGCGTATGCTCGAAAAGGAGGCTGTACGTATCGGCGGAGGATGCAACCACCGTATAGGCCTCTTTGACATGATTCTTATCAAGGATAATCATATTGACTTTGCCGGAGGCATTCCTCAGGCTGTGAAGGCGGCTAAGGATTATTGCAAGGCTAAGGGCAAGGATCTGAAAATTGAGGTAGAGGTGCGTAACACCGATGAGATCAACCAGGCTCTTGATGCTCAGGTCGATCGCATTATGCTTGATAATTTTACTCCTGAGCGTACTCTGGAAGCGGTGAAGCTTATCAATGGTCGCACCGAAGTGGAGTCGTCAGGAGGTATAACTCTCGACACTCTCCGTGAATATGGTGAATGTGGAGTGGACTTCATATCAGTGGGTGCCCTCACTCATTCTGTCAAGGGACTTGATATGAGCTTCAAGGCTGTGAAGTAA
- the rlmH gene encoding 23S rRNA (pseudouridine(1915)-N(3))-methyltransferase RlmH translates to MKIVLIAVGRTSTQYIADATSEFLKRVNRYAPMDIVIIPDLKSTRGITEEVQKQKEGAGIMASLQPGDHVCLLDERGIEMTSREFATMIDRRMNQGLKRLVFVIGGPYGFSQEVYSRADSKMSLSRMTFTHEMVRLFFVEQVYRAMTILRGEPYHHD, encoded by the coding sequence ATGAAAATAGTATTGATAGCTGTGGGGAGGACATCCACACAATATATCGCTGATGCCACAAGCGAATTCCTCAAACGAGTGAACCGGTATGCACCGATGGACATTGTCATCATACCTGATCTGAAATCCACCCGCGGTATCACAGAAGAGGTCCAGAAACAGAAGGAGGGAGCCGGAATAATGGCTTCACTTCAACCGGGCGACCATGTGTGCCTGCTTGATGAGCGCGGCATTGAAATGACTTCAAGGGAATTCGCCACCATGATCGACCGCCGAATGAACCAGGGGTTAAAAAGACTCGTTTTCGTTATCGGCGGACCTTACGGATTCTCGCAGGAGGTGTACTCCCGGGCTGACAGTAAAATGTCGCTTTCACGAATGACATTCACCCACGAAATGGTGAGGCTGTTCTTTGTCGAGCAAGTGTACCGGGCAATGACCATACTGCGAGGAGAGCCGTATCATCATGACTGA
- a CDS encoding D-alanine--D-alanine ligase family protein, with the protein MKTNIGVFFGGRSTEHEISVISASQAMHAINRDKYDVTPIYISKQGRFYTGDALFDVANYRDIPSLLAKCTQVYMEPSYGDYNLYRVKKPMFGSAVLTTLDVVIPVLHGSNVEDGIFEGVLETIGIPYAGCNTLASANGMDKITMKMILRECGVPVIDYVWFTDKEWFKKRDELIARIEDKIGYPVIVKPANLGSSVGIGRAANREQLIGKIEIAEKYSSRIIVEHMVDNLKEINCSVLGDCDEYRSSVLEEPIKSAEILSYEDKYMGGTKGAKGMQASQKRIPADLPAGMTERIRFLAGETFRVLGCHGVSRIDFIIDDDTKEIFVNEINTIPGSLSFYLWEATGLSFDALMDTLVKLALKRKREQGQKTVSYDQNIFSLSGGVKGGVKGGIKK; encoded by the coding sequence ATGAAAACCAATATAGGAGTATTCTTCGGCGGCCGTTCCACCGAACATGAGATCTCGGTGATATCGGCATCGCAGGCAATGCACGCCATCAATCGTGACAAGTATGATGTCACACCTATATACATCTCCAAGCAGGGACGTTTCTACACAGGTGACGCTCTTTTTGATGTGGCTAATTATCGTGATATTCCATCGCTTCTTGCCAAGTGCACCCAGGTGTATATGGAGCCGTCATATGGCGATTACAATCTCTACCGGGTGAAGAAACCGATGTTCGGATCGGCTGTGCTTACCACGCTTGATGTTGTGATCCCTGTGCTTCATGGCTCCAACGTCGAGGATGGAATCTTTGAAGGGGTTCTTGAGACCATAGGTATTCCGTATGCAGGATGCAACACTCTTGCAAGTGCCAACGGTATGGATAAGATCACCATGAAGATGATTCTTCGGGAGTGTGGTGTCCCTGTGATCGATTATGTGTGGTTCACTGACAAGGAGTGGTTCAAGAAACGTGATGAGCTGATCGCCCGGATTGAAGATAAGATCGGTTATCCTGTAATTGTCAAGCCTGCCAATCTCGGATCGAGTGTGGGCATAGGTCGTGCTGCAAATCGCGAGCAGCTGATCGGGAAGATTGAGATTGCAGAGAAATATTCTTCACGTATCATTGTGGAGCATATGGTCGACAATCTTAAGGAAATCAACTGTTCGGTGCTCGGTGATTGTGACGAATATCGCTCATCTGTGCTCGAAGAGCCAATCAAGAGTGCTGAGATCCTCTCGTATGAGGACAAGTACATGGGCGGAACGAAGGGAGCCAAAGGTATGCAGGCATCGCAGAAACGTATCCCAGCCGATCTCCCAGCCGGGATGACCGAACGCATCCGCTTCCTTGCCGGTGAGACATTCCGAGTGCTCGGTTGCCATGGTGTGAGCAGGATTGACTTTATCATTGACGATGACACCAAGGAGATTTTTGTCAATGAGATAAACACTATTCCGGGGTCTCTTTCTTTCTATCTTTGGGAAGCTACAGGCTTGTCGTTTGATGCTCTTATGGATACACTTGTCAAGCTCGCTCTTAAGCGTAAGCGTGAGCAAGGGCAGAAAACCGTGAGCTACGACCAGAATATATTCTCCCTCTCCGGAGGCGTCAAAGGCGGAGTGAAAGGCGGGATAAAGAAATGA
- a CDS encoding UDP-N-acetylmuramoyl-tripeptide--D-alanyl-D-alanine ligase yields MITILSAIAALLAIACFFVEFRRDLMMLQQNSYRNERYSRWLRASQDTTSAMRLVSGAVVLASMSTLSVPVVSMSLIAFVSAVNVIILVRRRYKKPLVMTNRAWRIFSVMLILAVVIVVSTGIVGWKYGKGFEYAAVASLCVFCFSHLFSMSANWLLKPVEKHINNGYYKDAERILRSMPDLKIIGVTGSYGKTSTKHYLNRILSEHFDVMMTPGSYNTTMGVIRTVREYLKPYNEVFIVEMGAKQIGDIKEICDLVHPSVGIVTAVGEQHLESFKSIENVQRTKFELIDSLPSDGGLAVINDDFPYVANRPVSNVECVRYAVSNPGNAGYVATDITYTPAGTQFTVRTPQGASLEFSTRLVGECNVSNLLAAVIVAMRLGVPEDKIRYAVGQIEQVEHRLNMKRTPGGVTIIDDAFNSNPTGSSMALDVLAMMTQGRRIVVTPGMIELGDRQEELNRNFGQKIAASADIAIVVGEYNREAIVDGINESKEKDASSATEVHTVPTFLDSQSLLGSILRPGDTVLYENDLPDTFK; encoded by the coding sequence ATGATAACAATCCTAAGCGCAATTGCTGCTCTTCTCGCCATAGCCTGTTTTTTCGTGGAGTTTAGGCGTGATCTTATGATGCTTCAGCAGAACTCCTACCGCAACGAACGTTACAGCCGTTGGCTGCGTGCTTCGCAGGACACCACCTCTGCCATGCGTCTTGTGAGTGGAGCTGTGGTTCTCGCATCAATGTCGACACTATCAGTGCCTGTAGTGTCGATGTCGCTTATAGCATTTGTCTCAGCCGTCAATGTTATTATCCTTGTCAGACGCAGGTACAAGAAGCCGCTTGTGATGACCAACAGGGCTTGGCGTATTTTCTCGGTGATGCTTATCCTTGCGGTTGTGATTGTTGTGTCGACCGGAATTGTAGGGTGGAAGTACGGTAAAGGATTCGAATATGCGGCAGTGGCATCGCTCTGTGTGTTCTGCTTCTCTCATCTTTTCTCAATGTCAGCCAACTGGCTTCTCAAGCCGGTGGAGAAGCATATCAACAACGGTTATTACAAGGATGCCGAACGGATTCTGCGCTCAATGCCTGACCTGAAGATAATAGGAGTGACAGGAAGTTACGGCAAGACTTCCACCAAGCATTATCTTAACAGGATACTCTCCGAGCATTTCGATGTCATGATGACTCCCGGAAGCTATAACACAACAATGGGTGTGATACGTACTGTGCGCGAATACCTGAAGCCTTACAACGAGGTGTTTATCGTTGAGATGGGTGCCAAGCAGATAGGGGATATCAAAGAGATTTGCGACCTTGTTCATCCTTCTGTGGGGATTGTGACAGCAGTCGGCGAGCAGCATCTTGAATCGTTCAAGAGCATAGAGAATGTGCAGCGTACCAAGTTTGAGCTTATTGACTCGCTCCCTTCCGACGGAGGTCTTGCTGTCATCAATGATGATTTCCCATATGTGGCAAATCGTCCGGTAAGCAATGTGGAGTGTGTGCGTTATGCAGTGTCCAATCCTGGTAATGCAGGTTATGTTGCCACTGACATCACTTATACACCTGCCGGGACGCAATTCACTGTAAGGACACCTCAGGGTGCGTCTCTGGAATTCTCCACGCGTCTGGTAGGGGAGTGCAACGTGAGCAATCTCCTTGCGGCAGTCATTGTCGCCATGCGTCTTGGTGTACCTGAGGATAAGATAAGATATGCTGTGGGACAGATAGAGCAAGTGGAACATCGCCTGAACATGAAACGTACCCCCGGAGGAGTCACCATTATTGACGACGCGTTCAATTCCAATCCCACCGGATCCTCAATGGCTCTCGATGTGCTCGCAATGATGACACAGGGAAGGCGTATTGTGGTCACTCCTGGTATGATTGAGCTTGGTGACAGGCAGGAGGAGCTGAACCGTAATTTCGGGCAAAAGATTGCTGCATCAGCTGACATTGCCATTGTCGTGGGTGAATACAACAGGGAAGCAATAGTCGACGGCATCAATGAAAGTAAAGAGAAAGATGCATCGTCGGCGACTGAGGTCCACACTGTTCCTACATTCCTTGACTCACAGAGTCTGTTGGGTTCCATTCTCCGTCCAGGTGACACGGTGCTTTATGAGAATGATCTTCCTGACACCTTCAAGTAG
- a CDS encoding alpha/beta fold hydrolase, which produces MEKDITIRSLRFHYTDNRPSGGPAATVVTSDRGVWEPTIILMHGWGCDHTTLASVESVALKSGYRVVNVDFQGFGKSEEPCAVWGVEDYTCAMEEFIEALGIRNPVLLGHSFGGRVGILYASRHPEVKAMILVDAAGIKPRRSFSYYRKVYTFKAIKRMMYLIYGKSKAELKLDARRAKAGSSDYASASPMMRRILSRVVNEDLTDRLPLVKVPVLLVWGENDTATPLSDARTMERLIPDAGLVSFPGCGHYSFLDNPVQFAAVLRSFLGEIAKK; this is translated from the coding sequence ATGGAAAAGGACATAACAATACGTTCATTGCGCTTCCATTATACCGACAACCGTCCCTCCGGAGGTCCTGCGGCGACCGTCGTGACATCTGACCGCGGTGTTTGGGAGCCGACCATCATCCTTATGCACGGATGGGGGTGTGACCACACCACTTTGGCTTCGGTGGAGAGTGTTGCTCTTAAGTCCGGATATCGCGTTGTCAATGTGGATTTTCAAGGGTTCGGCAAATCTGAAGAGCCTTGTGCGGTATGGGGGGTGGAGGATTACACCTGTGCCATGGAGGAATTCATCGAGGCTCTCGGCATCAGGAATCCTGTGCTGTTAGGTCACTCTTTCGGTGGACGTGTAGGCATTCTTTATGCCTCTCGTCATCCCGAGGTCAAGGCTATGATACTTGTGGATGCAGCCGGGATAAAGCCCAGACGTTCGTTCAGTTATTATCGGAAAGTGTATACTTTCAAGGCTATAAAGCGGATGATGTATCTCATATATGGCAAGTCAAAGGCTGAGCTGAAACTTGATGCACGCCGTGCCAAAGCCGGGTCGAGTGACTATGCCTCTGCTTCACCGATGATGCGTCGCATACTGTCACGTGTCGTTAATGAGGACCTTACTGACCGTCTTCCGCTCGTCAAGGTTCCTGTGCTGCTTGTATGGGGCGAGAATGACACAGCCACACCGCTGTCTGATGCCCGCACCATGGAGCGTCTGATACCCGATGCCGGACTTGTTTCGTTCCCGGGATGCGGTCATTACAGCTTCCTTGATAATCCGGTTCAATTCGCCGCAGTCCTGAGGAGTTTTCTTGGAGAGATTGCAAAAAAATAG
- a CDS encoding SDR family oxidoreductase, with translation MNLKDKVIIVTGGRGLIGREIVRELNDHGARVVDADISCETDADKGTYGLDMGSNESIDGLIEFTVNNYGRIDGLINAAYPHTKDWGRYRFEDTPFEHWEENVRLQLNSVFYIDRQVSLVMERQGYGSIVNFGSIYGIVGNDFTIYEDYGGTSPVEYCAIKGGIINFTRYMASYLGKYGIRVNCVCPGGIWDHQREEFVRNYNHRCPMKRMGNPDDIAPLCLFLVSDGAKYITGQIIAADGGWTAI, from the coding sequence ATGAATCTGAAAGATAAAGTAATCATAGTTACAGGCGGACGCGGCCTGATAGGGCGCGAGATAGTCAGGGAATTGAATGACCACGGAGCAAGAGTGGTGGATGCCGATATCTCCTGTGAGACAGATGCGGATAAAGGCACTTATGGACTTGACATGGGATCGAATGAGTCTATTGACGGTCTGATAGAGTTTACAGTCAATAATTACGGACGTATCGACGGACTCATCAATGCTGCATATCCACACACCAAGGATTGGGGGAGATACCGGTTTGAGGATACGCCGTTTGAGCACTGGGAGGAGAATGTGAGATTGCAGCTGAACTCTGTGTTCTACATCGATCGTCAGGTGTCGCTCGTGATGGAGCGTCAGGGCTACGGCTCTATAGTCAATTTCGGTTCCATTTACGGTATCGTAGGCAATGATTTCACGATCTATGAGGACTACGGAGGCACATCCCCTGTGGAATATTGCGCCATAAAGGGTGGAATAATAAATTTCACACGCTATATGGCATCCTATTTGGGGAAATACGGTATCCGAGTCAACTGCGTATGCCCGGGCGGCATATGGGATCACCAGCGTGAGGAATTCGTAAGGAACTATAATCACCGTTGTCCCATGAAACGTATGGGCAATCCTGACGACATAGCCCCGCTGTGTCTCTTCCTCGTATCGGATGGAGCGAAGTATATCACAGGTCAGATAATTGCCGCTGACGGCGGATGGACCGCGATATAG
- a CDS encoding Gfo/Idh/MocA family protein, whose amino-acid sequence MRVLVIGLGSIARKHIAALRNIDPEAEILALRSSIGAPSCDGVRDIYDISAIKGTKIDFAIISTPTSEHLRSLMAARELDCPLFIEKPVHHTLECESVVRELMSSGVLTYVACNLRFLDSIRFIKNAVETRGVAVNEVNVYCGSYLPEWRKDADFRKVYSSVPEMGGGVNIDLIHEIDYLYWIFGIPESVVKVLRNGSSLGIRAVDYANYTMDYGNFCASVVLNYYRRDYKRTLEIVWEDETWLCDLARNMVVRTSDGQVLFRSDDSILDTYEAQLRYFADLVRNNKKESFNTVGDALSVLKICLDDESER is encoded by the coding sequence ATGAGGGTGCTCGTAATAGGCTTAGGCTCAATTGCACGTAAGCACATCGCAGCCCTGAGGAATATTGATCCGGAAGCAGAGATCCTGGCTCTGCGCTCATCCATTGGAGCACCATCCTGTGATGGTGTGCGTGATATATATGACATCTCTGCGATAAAGGGGACAAAGATAGATTTCGCAATCATATCCACTCCTACTTCCGAGCATCTAAGGTCGCTTATGGCTGCACGAGAATTGGATTGTCCTCTTTTTATAGAGAAGCCTGTGCATCATACGCTTGAATGCGAATCTGTTGTGCGAGAGCTCATGTCGTCAGGTGTATTGACCTATGTTGCGTGCAATCTTCGTTTTCTTGATTCCATCCGTTTCATCAAGAACGCCGTAGAGACACGTGGAGTGGCAGTCAATGAGGTGAACGTATATTGCGGGTCCTATCTGCCAGAATGGCGTAAGGATGCCGATTTCCGGAAGGTGTATTCATCTGTCCCGGAGATGGGTGGAGGTGTCAATATTGATCTTATTCATGAGATTGATTACCTTTACTGGATATTTGGCATACCGGAAAGCGTCGTCAAGGTCCTTAGGAACGGTTCCTCTCTTGGCATTAGAGCCGTGGACTATGCCAACTATACAATGGACTACGGCAACTTCTGTGCGAGTGTGGTGTTGAATTACTATCGGCGTGACTATAAACGGACTTTGGAGATTGTATGGGAGGACGAGACATGGTTATGTGATCTCGCCCGGAATATGGTCGTCCGGACATCCGACGGTCAAGTGTTGTTCCGGTCGGATGATTCAATACTTGATACGTACGAGGCGCAGTTAAGATATTTTGCAGATCTTGTAAGAAACAATAAGAAAGAATCCTTTAACACTGTGGGTGATGCTCTCAGTGTGCTTAAAATATGTTTGGACGATGAATCTGAAAGATAA